From one Anopheles bellator chromosome 1, idAnoBellAS_SP24_06.2, whole genome shotgun sequence genomic stretch:
- the LOC131206579 gene encoding uncharacterized protein LOC131206579, with product MVLSVFMVQTLTTLVEPPPTISGPKGLVHPAQQPQANIAVFMFLFMLCVLEVVFVKLIALTSFGSEATTTPAATPASTPPTTATLSPPMATTPNRSES from the coding sequence ATGGTTCTTTCCGTGTTCATGGTGCAAACGCTGACCACGTTGGtggagccgccgccgacgatcaGCGGCCCGAAAGGGCTGGTGCACCCGGCCCAGCAACCGCAGGCCAACATTGCGGTGTTTATGTTTCTCTTTATGCTGTGCGTCCTCGAGGTCGTCTTCGTGAAGCTGATCGCTCTGACGTCCTTCGGCAGTGAAGCAACGACGACCCCTGCGGCGACCCCAGCGTCGAccccgccgacgacggcgacgctttcgccgccgatggccaccacaccGAACCGCAGCGAATCGTGA